In a single window of the Deinococcus aerolatus genome:
- a CDS encoding BMP family ABC transporter substrate-binding protein, which translates to MKKVLLAALPLSIALISVVGASAAQAQTGDKLKACFIYVGPVGDIGWSYAHDEARKLAEKALPWLETKYVESVPEGQATPVIDRLVKDNCQVIFTTSFGFMDQTLEAAKKYPKVMFMHASGFKRAPNMGTYMADFYQVYYLNGMMAAAVSKSDKLGYVAAFPVPELKRHISAFALGARAVNPKATVSVKWINSWFDPNKAREAAEALMSEGAGALAFTEDSATVVQAAGARKIPSFAHYSPMYKFSPDYTVSGQLVHWEKIYIDFLTKVHNGTYKIGNLDKVDYWNLLRGGSVELGAQPGMPVNPKWIPQLKAKMMTVGGKQVSVYDRVMALKTEMEKGGKFDPFTGPIKDRNGILRIPAGKVITVAELNNMSWVVPGVTGQVADEPKK; encoded by the coding sequence ATGAAAAAAGTCCTGCTCGCTGCCCTACCCCTGTCCATCGCCCTGATCAGTGTCGTGGGCGCGTCCGCCGCCCAGGCCCAGACGGGCGACAAGCTCAAAGCCTGTTTCATCTACGTCGGCCCGGTGGGTGACATCGGCTGGAGCTACGCCCACGACGAGGCCCGCAAGCTGGCGGAAAAGGCGTTGCCCTGGCTGGAGACCAAGTACGTGGAAAGCGTGCCGGAAGGTCAGGCCACGCCCGTGATCGACCGGCTGGTCAAGGACAACTGCCAGGTGATCTTCACCACGTCCTTCGGCTTCATGGACCAGACGCTGGAGGCGGCCAAGAAGTACCCCAAGGTGATGTTCATGCACGCCAGCGGCTTCAAGCGCGCGCCGAACATGGGCACCTACATGGCGGACTTCTATCAGGTCTACTACCTGAACGGCATGATGGCCGCCGCCGTCAGCAAGAGCGACAAGCTGGGCTACGTGGCCGCCTTCCCGGTTCCGGAACTCAAGCGCCACATCAGCGCCTTTGCGCTGGGCGCACGCGCGGTCAATCCCAAGGCCACCGTGAGCGTCAAGTGGATCAACTCGTGGTTTGACCCCAACAAGGCCCGCGAGGCCGCCGAGGCCCTGATGAGCGAGGGTGCGGGCGCTCTGGCCTTTACCGAGGACAGCGCCACCGTGGTGCAGGCGGCAGGGGCACGCAAGATTCCCTCGTTCGCGCATTACTCGCCGATGTACAAGTTCTCCCCCGACTACACGGTCAGCGGGCAGCTGGTCCACTGGGAGAAGATCTACATCGACTTTCTGACGAAGGTGCACAACGGCACCTACAAGATCGGCAACCTGGACAAGGTGGACTACTGGAACCTGCTGCGCGGCGGCAGCGTGGAACTGGGGGCGCAGCCGGGCATGCCGGTCAACCCCAAGTGGATCCCGCAGTTGAAGGCCAAGATGATGACCGTGGGCGGCAAGCAGGTCAGCGTCTATGACCGCGTGATGGCCCTGAAGACCGAGATGGAAAAGGGCGGCAAGTTTGACCCCTTCACCGGCCCGATCAAGGACCGCAACGGCATCCTGAGAATTCCGGCGGGCAAGGTCATCACGGTGGCCGAGCTGAACAACATGTCGTGGGTGGTTCCCGGCGTGACCGGTCAGGTGGCTGACGAGCCGAAGAAATAA
- the msrP gene encoding protein-methionine-sulfoxide reductase catalytic subunit MsrP: MSNTPDDNGGHPDERRILIPGSDLNPRREFLRSAALFTGTVAALGGGLEVLTRRPGAGSAEAQGTDFARPARPLGPYDTQEAVTSYQQATTYNNFYELGTDKADPARNAGSLKPRPWTVRIDGEVKKPQTVDIDTLQSWFPLEDRIYRMRCVEGWSMVMPWLGFPLAGLIRRLEPTSKAKYVQFTALLDPKQLPGQKGNVLDWPYVEGLRLDEALHPLAFMAVGLHGRVLPGQNGAPLRLVVPWKYGFKGIKSIVKITLTEKQPQTTWARAAPGEYGFYANVNPAVPHPRWSQATERRIGELGRRKTLPFNGYADEVAGLYKGMDLRKNF; this comes from the coding sequence ATGAGCAACACCCCCGACGACAACGGCGGTCACCCCGACGAACGCCGCATCCTGATTCCCGGCAGCGACCTCAACCCCCGGCGCGAGTTCCTGCGCAGCGCGGCGCTGTTCACCGGCACGGTGGCCGCACTGGGCGGCGGCCTGGAGGTCCTGACCCGCCGTCCCGGCGCAGGCAGCGCCGAGGCCCAGGGCACCGATTTTGCCCGCCCCGCCCGCCCGCTGGGACCGTACGACACCCAGGAAGCGGTCACGTCTTACCAGCAGGCCACGACCTACAACAACTTCTATGAGCTGGGCACCGACAAGGCCGATCCGGCCAGGAACGCGGGCAGCCTCAAGCCGCGCCCGTGGACGGTCAGGATCGACGGCGAGGTGAAAAAGCCGCAGACGGTGGACATTGACACGCTGCAATCATGGTTCCCGCTGGAAGACCGCATCTACCGGATGCGCTGCGTGGAGGGCTGGAGCATGGTCATGCCGTGGCTGGGCTTTCCGCTGGCCGGGCTGATTCGCCGCCTGGAGCCCACAAGTAAAGCAAAATACGTGCAGTTCACGGCGCTGCTGGACCCCAAGCAGTTGCCGGGCCAGAAGGGCAATGTGCTGGACTGGCCGTACGTCGAGGGGCTGCGGCTCGACGAGGCGCTGCACCCGCTGGCTTTCATGGCGGTGGGCCTGCACGGCCGGGTGCTGCCCGGCCAGAACGGCGCGCCCCTGCGGCTGGTCGTGCCGTGGAAGTACGGCTTCAAGGGCATCAAGAGCATTGTGAAGATCACCCTGACCGAAAAGCAGCCGCAGACCACCTGGGCGCGGGCCGCGCCGGGCGAGTACGGCTTCTACGCCAACGTCAACCCCGCGGTGCCGCACCCACGCTGGAGTCAGGCCACCGAGCGCCGGATCGGCGAGCTGGGCCGCCGCAAGACCCTGCCGTTCAACGGCTACGCCGATGAGGTGGCCGGGCTGTATAAGGGCATGGACCTGAGGAAGAACTTCTAA
- a CDS encoding protein-methionine-sulfoxide reductase heme-binding subunit MsrQ — MSTGDARQSAATAKTPDRRSSRPRRKAAPLGWLVPAVTVGGLLPVAVLIWDASTGALGANPIQRATLQTGLLTLTLLVASLACTPLRLLTGWTWPARIRKALGLLAFGYGVLHFLIYLFDHGFSLGVMFEDVLNRPFVTVGFTALLLLVPLALTSGRNAVKRLGFQKWTRLHRLVYLSAGLGALHYFWGVKQDIVPPLLYAGVIAVLFALRLVRRGPTRQKASPA; from the coding sequence ATGAGCACCGGAGACGCGCGCCAGAGTGCGGCCACGGCAAAGACGCCTGACCGCCGCTCATCCAGACCGCGCCGGAAGGCGGCGCCTCTTGGGTGGCTGGTGCCGGCGGTGACGGTGGGTGGCCTGCTTCCGGTGGCTGTCCTGATCTGGGACGCCTCCACCGGGGCGCTGGGAGCGAATCCCATCCAGCGCGCCACCCTTCAGACCGGGCTGCTGACGCTGACTCTGCTGGTGGCCTCGCTGGCCTGCACGCCGCTGCGGCTGCTGACCGGGTGGACGTGGCCCGCACGCATCCGCAAGGCGCTGGGGCTGCTGGCCTTCGGCTACGGCGTGCTGCACTTCCTGATCTACCTGTTCGATCACGGCTTCAGCCTGGGCGTGATGTTCGAGGACGTGCTGAACCGGCCCTTCGTGACGGTGGGCTTCACGGCGCTGCTGCTGCTGGTGCCGCTGGCCCTGACGAGCGGCAGAAACGCGGTCAAGAGGCTGGGCTTTCAGAAATGGACCCGACTGCACCGGCTGGTGTACCTGTCGGCGGGGCTGGGCGCCCTGCACTACTTCTGGGGCGTCAAGCAAGACATCGTGCCGCCGCTACTCTACGCCGGGGTGATCGCCGTGCTGTTCGCGCTGCGGCTCGTCCGGCGGGGGCCGACACGCCAGAAAGCCAGTCCCGCCTGA
- a CDS encoding ABC transporter permease, with translation MDNIVVEALVRALSVGTPLLLACLGAIINERGGVVNLGVEGMMAVGALAAFAVASSSPDANLWLAVGASMLAGAALAALHAVATVTLRANQFVSGLALALIGTGAAGLLGKKFEGLPLFNKVADWNLGGLVINPFTVAALLLAAALAFYLNSTRSGLTLRSVGENPAAADVLGVNVGAVRVLAVLAGGSLSGVAGAFLALSYRASWADNMTAGLGWIAVALVIFVGWRPLRAVLGSLFFGFLYYLQFRLQGNSPIPTEVFNAMPFVLVLVVLALAGLRGQQGHAPAGLGRPYVRGER, from the coding sequence ATGGATAATATCGTCGTCGAAGCCCTGGTCCGCGCGCTGTCAGTGGGCACGCCGCTGCTGCTGGCCTGCCTGGGCGCGATCATCAACGAGCGCGGCGGCGTGGTGAACCTGGGGGTGGAGGGCATGATGGCGGTGGGCGCGCTGGCAGCTTTTGCGGTGGCCTCCAGCAGCCCGGACGCAAACCTGTGGCTGGCGGTGGGCGCGTCCATGCTGGCGGGCGCGGCGCTGGCGGCCTTGCACGCGGTGGCCACCGTGACGCTGCGGGCCAACCAGTTCGTCAGCGGGCTGGCGCTGGCGCTGATCGGCACCGGCGCGGCGGGTCTGCTGGGCAAGAAATTCGAGGGCCTGCCGCTGTTCAACAAGGTGGCCGACTGGAACCTGGGCGGCCTCGTCATCAATCCGTTCACGGTGGCGGCGCTGCTGCTGGCCGCTGCACTGGCCTTCTACCTCAACTCCACCCGCTCGGGCCTGACCCTGCGCTCGGTGGGTGAGAACCCGGCTGCAGCAGACGTGCTGGGCGTCAACGTGGGCGCGGTGCGCGTGCTGGCGGTGTTGGCGGGTGGCTCGCTATCGGGTGTAGCCGGGGCCTTTCTGGCGCTGTCCTACCGCGCATCCTGGGCCGACAATATGACGGCGGGCCTGGGCTGGATCGCCGTGGCGCTGGTGATCTTCGTGGGCTGGCGTCCGCTACGGGCCGTGCTGGGCTCACTGTTCTTCGGTTTTCTGTACTACCTGCAGTTCCGCCTGCAAGGCAACAGCCCCATTCCGACCGAGGTGTTCAACGCCATGCCGTTTGTGCTGGTGCTGGTGGTCCTGGCCCTGGCCGGGCTGCGGGGCCAGCAGGGCCACGCGCCTGCCGGGCTGGGACGGCCCTACGTGCGCGGCGAACGCTAG
- a CDS encoding ABC transporter permease, whose product MRFVPIAVPSAARAGLVTLAAVAVALALCALVFVFYGVSPAEVYSTMLRGTLGDSTGLAEVGRRTIPLLLVGAGLAIAFRAQFFNIGGEGQLLLGAVFAAGTALFVPLPGPLLLPVVFIMGAVGGGLWAWIAALLRRLNVNEILSTLMLNYIAVALVTYLIAGPWKGKDVRGYIYTDSFPEAANLPVVAGTQVHWPTLLLGVVVALGLQWLLGRSTFGYALRVVGENPGAARYAGISSARVMTTVALITGGAAGLAGAGEVAGIHHRLLEAGQISLGYGFTAVIVAWLARGNPALCLITAPVMGIILAGGDLLKIDLNMPFRVVDVFSGVILLCLIASEVFVRNRVVWGVRA is encoded by the coding sequence ATGAGGTTCGTTCCCATTGCCGTTCCCTCCGCTGCCAGGGCGGGGCTGGTGACGCTGGCCGCGGTGGCGGTGGCACTGGCCCTGTGCGCGCTGGTGTTTGTGTTCTACGGCGTGTCGCCCGCCGAGGTCTATTCCACCATGCTGCGCGGCACGCTGGGCGATTCCACCGGGCTGGCCGAGGTCGGGCGGCGCACCATTCCGCTGCTGCTGGTCGGTGCGGGACTGGCGATTGCCTTCCGGGCGCAGTTCTTCAACATCGGCGGCGAGGGACAGCTGTTGCTGGGCGCGGTCTTTGCGGCGGGAACGGCGCTGTTCGTGCCGCTGCCAGGGCCGCTGCTGTTGCCCGTCGTCTTCATCATGGGCGCGGTTGGCGGCGGCCTGTGGGCCTGGATCGCCGCGCTGCTGCGCCGCCTGAATGTCAACGAGATTCTCTCCACGCTGATGCTCAATTACATTGCCGTGGCGCTGGTCACGTACCTGATCGCCGGGCCGTGGAAGGGCAAGGACGTGCGCGGCTACATCTACACCGATTCCTTTCCAGAGGCGGCCAACCTGCCGGTCGTGGCCGGAACGCAGGTGCACTGGCCCACGCTGCTGCTGGGCGTGGTGGTGGCGCTGGGCCTGCAATGGCTGCTGGGCCGCTCCACCTTCGGCTACGCGCTGCGCGTGGTGGGCGAGAATCCCGGCGCGGCGCGGTACGCGGGCATCAGCTCGGCGCGGGTCATGACCACCGTGGCCCTGATCACGGGCGGCGCGGCAGGTCTGGCGGGGGCGGGCGAGGTTGCCGGGATTCACCACCGCCTGCTGGAAGCCGGACAGATCAGCCTGGGCTACGGCTTCACGGCCGTCATCGTGGCGTGGCTGGCGCGCGGCAATCCGGCGTTGTGTCTGATCACGGCCCCGGTGATGGGCATCATCCTGGCCGGGGGAGACCTGCTCAAGATTGACCTGAACATGCCCTTCCGGGTGGTGGACGTGTTTTCCGGCGTGATCCTGCTGTGCCTGATCGCCTCGGAAGTGTTTGTGCGTAACCGGGTGGTCTGGGGGGTACGGGCGTGA
- a CDS encoding ABC transporter ATP-binding protein — protein sequence MTQVKIGAPPPGPPALELRGITKRFPGVVANDSVDLTVGAGEVLALLGENGAGKSTLISILYGLYQPDEGMVELNGRAVRIGSPAEARRLGIGLVPQHPLLVARHSVAENLALGGGSGLFPARGVAGRVRELSEKYELEVDPTARVADLSPGEKQRVEIIRALLGGARVLILDEPTSVLTPQEAAGLFRVMRELRADGRSLIFISHKLDEVLDVADRVTVLRRGRVVGGVPTAGATRESLAELMVGRGVDFTRKRGAAPAGGGVLLAVQGLTASGSRGLPALRGVDFTLGRGEVLGIAGIAGNGQSELVEVLAGLHPARGTVTLDGQPLGGGAAQRFLGGVAHIPEDRIHSGTVPSMTVADNLALRGYGRPPLARGLARDLKATDERARHDVEQYSVATPGIHTPSRLLSGGNIQKLILARELHGQPKLILAVHPTYGLDIGATDQVHRVLLERTGEGAGVLLVSEDLDELLSLSDRIGVMVGGELRGPFPVAEVTRESLGLLMGGAHPHSVPGAQQGVVA from the coding sequence GTGACTCAGGTCAAAATTGGAGCCCCTCCGCCCGGCCCTCCCGCACTGGAGCTGCGCGGCATCACCAAGCGTTTTCCGGGCGTGGTGGCCAACGACAGCGTGGACCTCACTGTGGGCGCGGGCGAGGTACTGGCCCTGCTGGGCGAGAACGGCGCGGGCAAGAGCACGCTGATCTCGATCCTGTACGGCCTGTACCAGCCCGACGAGGGCATGGTTGAGTTGAATGGCAGGGCGGTTCGCATCGGCAGCCCGGCGGAGGCGCGGCGGCTGGGCATCGGGCTGGTGCCGCAGCACCCGCTGCTGGTGGCGCGGCATTCGGTGGCCGAGAATCTGGCGCTGGGCGGAGGGTCCGGGCTGTTTCCGGCGCGTGGCGTGGCGGGCCGGGTGCGCGAACTCTCGGAGAAGTATGAACTGGAGGTGGACCCCACGGCGCGGGTGGCGGACCTGTCGCCCGGCGAGAAGCAGCGCGTGGAGATCATCCGCGCCCTGCTGGGCGGCGCGCGGGTGCTGATTCTGGACGAGCCCACCAGCGTGCTGACCCCACAGGAGGCCGCAGGCCTGTTCCGGGTGATGCGGGAGCTGAGGGCCGATGGCCGCAGCCTGATCTTCATCTCCCACAAACTGGACGAGGTGCTGGACGTGGCGGACCGCGTGACCGTGCTGCGGCGCGGACGGGTGGTGGGCGGCGTGCCGACGGCGGGCGCCACCCGCGAGAGCCTGGCCGAGCTGATGGTGGGCCGGGGCGTGGACTTTACCCGCAAACGCGGCGCTGCTCCGGCGGGCGGCGGGGTGCTGCTGGCGGTGCAGGGGCTGACCGCCAGCGGCTCGCGCGGTCTGCCCGCCCTGCGCGGCGTGGACTTCACGCTGGGGCGCGGCGAGGTGCTGGGCATTGCCGGGATTGCCGGAAACGGCCAGAGTGAACTGGTGGAGGTACTGGCCGGTCTTCACCCGGCACGCGGCACAGTCACGCTGGACGGCCAGCCGCTGGGCGGCGGCGCGGCGCAGCGCTTTCTGGGCGGCGTGGCGCATATCCCGGAAGACCGCATTCACAGCGGCACGGTGCCCAGCATGACGGTGGCCGACAATCTGGCCCTGCGTGGGTATGGCCGCCCACCGCTGGCCCGCGGACTGGCCCGTGATCTGAAGGCCACGGATGAACGGGCACGGCATGACGTGGAGCAGTACAGCGTCGCCACGCCGGGCATCCACACGCCCAGTCGCCTGCTGAGCGGCGGAAACATCCAGAAGCTGATCCTGGCCCGTGAGCTGCACGGCCAGCCGAAGCTGATTCTGGCGGTCCACCCCACCTACGGCCTGGACATCGGCGCCACCGATCAGGTGCACCGCGTCCTGCTGGAGCGCACGGGGGAGGGCGCGGGCGTCCTGCTGGTCAGCGAGGACCTGGACGAGCTGCTCAGTCTCTCGGACCGCATCGGCGTGATGGTGGGCGGCGAGTTGCGTGGTCCCTTTCCGGTCGCAGAGGTCACACGCGAATCCCTGGGACTGCTGATGGGCGGGGCGCATCCGCACAGCGTGCCGGGCGCGCAGCAGGGGGTGGTGGCGTGA
- the pstS gene encoding phosphate ABC transporter substrate-binding protein PstS produces the protein MKKTFLLGLALVATTASAQSLTGAGASFPYPLYSKMFAEYKAATGTSVNYQSVGSGSGQKQIIERTVDFAGSDNPMSDEALKDAPAKLLHIPTAIGAVVPSYNLPGVSAPLKFTGKVLADIYLGKIKLWNDKAIATLNPGVTIPPLPITVARRSDGSGTTYVFSDYLSKVSSEWKSKVGTGNSLDWPVGTGAKGNDGVAGIVKSTPGALGYVELVYAKQNKLSYGAVQNRAGKFVLADNGPASKAAEGVVIPSDTRVSITNSANADAYPIASFTYVIFYQDQKYGNRTEVQAKELKKLLGWMTTSGQQYNEPLDYAKLPANAANKAKSIINSMTYGGKKL, from the coding sequence ATGAAGAAGACTTTCCTCCTGGGCCTGGCTCTTGTGGCAACGACCGCCTCCGCGCAGAGCCTGACTGGTGCGGGCGCCAGCTTTCCATATCCGCTGTACAGCAAGATGTTCGCCGAGTACAAGGCGGCCACTGGCACCAGCGTGAACTACCAGAGCGTCGGCAGCGGCAGCGGCCAGAAGCAGATCATCGAGCGCACCGTGGATTTCGCCGGCTCCGACAACCCCATGAGTGACGAGGCCCTGAAGGATGCGCCGGCCAAGCTGCTGCATATCCCCACCGCCATCGGTGCCGTGGTGCCCTCCTACAATCTGCCCGGCGTGAGCGCACCGCTGAAATTCACCGGCAAGGTGCTGGCCGACATCTACCTGGGCAAGATCAAGCTCTGGAACGACAAGGCGATCGCCACCCTCAACCCTGGCGTGACCATTCCCCCGCTGCCGATCACTGTGGCGCGGCGCAGCGACGGCTCGGGCACCACCTACGTTTTCTCGGACTACCTGAGCAAGGTCAGCAGCGAGTGGAAGAGCAAGGTGGGCACCGGCAACAGCCTGGACTGGCCTGTGGGTACGGGCGCCAAGGGCAACGACGGCGTGGCCGGCATCGTGAAGAGTACCCCCGGCGCGCTGGGGTACGTGGAACTGGTGTACGCCAAGCAGAACAAGCTGAGCTACGGCGCGGTGCAGAACCGGGCGGGCAAGTTCGTGCTAGCCGACAACGGCCCCGCTAGCAAGGCGGCCGAGGGCGTGGTGATTCCCAGTGACACCCGCGTGAGCATCACCAACAGCGCCAACGCCGACGCCTACCCTATTGCCAGCTTCACCTACGTGATCTTCTACCAGGACCAGAAGTACGGCAACCGCACCGAGGTGCAGGCCAAGGAGCTCAAGAAGCTGCTGGGCTGGATGACCACGTCGGGTCAGCAGTACAACGAGCCGCTGGACTACGCCAAGCTGCCGGCCAACGCCGCCAACAAGGCCAAGAGCATCATCAACAGCATGACCTACGGCGGCAAGAAGCTGTAA
- the pstC gene encoding phosphate ABC transporter permease subunit PstC: MSGPARRLPTRAGMSSGSDTAFRYLILALASVIVLVFLVSLYLLGKDSWPALQRFGVEFFTQRTWNPVTGIFGAAAMITGTLVTSFAALIISVPLAIASALFVAEYAPRWLADPVGYLIELLAAIPSVVYGLWALFVIAPVLAKWQITFFNPEYPERLALYTKCAGIWAQDQTTLQCFFVPSSGAGRGLALAVIILTVMILPYTASVARDVIRLVPADQREAMYALGATKWEVISRAILPYARAGIMGGVILALGRALGETLAVAMVIGDSQDIIKSIWGNASTMASVIANQFGDAQETLHRSSVITLGFILFFVSVAVNLLARVLIQRLTPQGVK, encoded by the coding sequence ATGAGCGGACCCGCCCGCCGCCTGCCCACCCGTGCCGGCATGTCCAGCGGCAGCGACACCGCCTTCCGTTACCTGATTTTGGCGCTGGCCAGCGTGATCGTACTGGTCTTCCTGGTCAGCCTGTACCTGCTGGGCAAGGATAGCTGGCCCGCATTGCAACGCTTCGGGGTGGAATTTTTTACCCAGCGCACCTGGAATCCGGTCACTGGAATCTTCGGGGCCGCCGCCATGATCACCGGAACCCTGGTGACCAGTTTCGCCGCCCTGATCATCAGCGTGCCGCTCGCCATCGCCAGCGCGCTGTTCGTGGCCGAGTACGCGCCGCGCTGGCTGGCCGATCCGGTGGGCTACCTCATCGAACTGCTGGCCGCCATTCCCAGCGTGGTGTACGGCCTGTGGGCGCTGTTCGTGATTGCGCCGGTCCTGGCAAAGTGGCAGATCACCTTCTTCAATCCGGAATACCCCGAAAGGTTGGCTCTGTACACGAAATGTGCGGGCATCTGGGCCCAGGACCAGACCACCCTGCAGTGCTTTTTCGTGCCGTCGTCGGGGGCGGGGCGTGGGCTGGCGCTGGCCGTCATCATCCTGACCGTAATGATTCTGCCGTACACGGCGTCGGTGGCGCGGGACGTGATCCGGCTGGTGCCTGCCGACCAGCGTGAGGCGATGTACGCGCTGGGCGCGACGAAGTGGGAGGTCATCTCGCGGGCCATCCTGCCGTATGCCCGTGCCGGGATCATGGGCGGGGTCATCCTGGCGCTGGGCCGGGCACTGGGTGAGACGCTGGCAGTGGCGATGGTGATCGGTGACAGCCAGGACATCATTAAGAGCATCTGGGGCAACGCCAGCACAATGGCCTCGGTGATCGCCAACCAGTTCGGCGACGCGCAGGAAACCCTGCACCGCTCCAGCGTGATTACCTTGGGTTTCATCCTGTTCTTTGTCAGTGTAGCCGTCAACCTGCTGGCCCGCGTGCTGATTCAGCGGCTGACGCCCCAGGGAGTCAAGTGA
- the pstA gene encoding phosphate ABC transporter permease PstA codes for MGTTATSKSRVTAGLSIARKAQNAVMGSLILLATLLVVAPLILIFVYLIREGLGAINLDFFTKVPAPEGETGGGLLNAIAGSLSMLAMASVFGVLIGLAGGIFLAEYPRHPLMPTIRLVSDVLSGIPAIVMGLVAYGLIVLNFGFSGFAGAVALGFLMIPIVVRTTEEVLKLVPQTVREAGLSLGLPQWLVTLRIVLPAAAGGIITGVMLALARVAGEAAPLLFTAFGNPNVNLDPTKPMSALPLEIYRGATSAYDENQRMAKAGALLLIVLIFVTSLLARRFSRKI; via the coding sequence ATGGGCACTACCGCCACCTCCAAGTCACGGGTCACTGCCGGCCTCAGCATCGCGCGAAAGGCGCAGAACGCCGTGATGGGCAGCCTGATCCTGCTGGCCACCCTGCTGGTGGTGGCCCCGCTGATCCTGATCTTCGTGTACCTGATCCGCGAGGGGCTGGGCGCCATCAACCTGGACTTCTTTACCAAGGTGCCGGCCCCAGAGGGCGAGACCGGCGGCGGCCTGCTGAACGCCATCGCAGGCAGCCTGTCCATGCTGGCGATGGCCTCGGTGTTCGGCGTGCTGATCGGGCTGGCCGGGGGCATCTTCCTGGCCGAGTACCCGCGCCACCCGCTGATGCCCACAATCCGTCTGGTCAGCGACGTGCTCTCGGGCATTCCGGCCATCGTGATGGGCCTGGTGGCCTACGGACTGATCGTGCTGAACTTCGGGTTCTCGGGCTTTGCCGGGGCGGTGGCGCTGGGCTTCCTGATGATTCCCATCGTCGTGCGGACCACCGAGGAAGTGCTGAAACTGGTGCCCCAGACGGTGCGCGAGGCTGGGCTGAGCCTGGGCCTGCCGCAGTGGCTGGTCACCCTGCGCATCGTGCTGCCCGCCGCCGCCGGGGGCATCATCACTGGCGTGATGCTGGCGCTGGCGCGGGTGGCCGGCGAGGCGGCCCCGCTGCTGTTCACGGCCTTCGGCAACCCCAACGTCAACCTTGATCCCACCAAGCCCATGAGCGCCCTGCCGCTGGAAATCTACCGGGGGGCCACCAGTGCCTACGACGAGAACCAGCGCATGGCCAAGGCCGGAGCGCTGCTGCTGATCGTCCTGATTTTCGTGACGAGTCTTCTGGCGCGGCGGTTCAGCCGGAAAATCTGA
- the pstB gene encoding phosphate ABC transporter ATP-binding protein PstB: MTPILSAKNVNIFYGDKQAVQNVNLDVQRGTVNALIGPSGCGKTTFLRAINRMHDLTPGARVSGQIVLDGQDIYAAGVDAVAMRRRVGMVFQKPNPFPTMSVFDNVVAGLKLSGMRNKDQLMAVAERSLKGAALWDEVKDRLNTPATGLSGGQQQRLCIARALAVEPDLLLMDEPTSALDPSSTARIEELMTDLKKVTTIVIVTHNMHQAARVSDTTSFFLVGDLVEHGPTAQVFQTPRDERTEAYVTGRFG; this comes from the coding sequence GTGACCCCCATCCTCAGCGCAAAAAATGTGAACATCTTCTACGGCGACAAGCAGGCGGTGCAGAACGTGAATCTGGACGTGCAGCGCGGCACCGTCAACGCCCTGATCGGCCCCAGTGGCTGTGGCAAGACCACCTTCCTGCGGGCGATCAACCGCATGCATGACCTGACACCGGGCGCGCGGGTCAGCGGCCAGATCGTGCTGGACGGTCAGGACATCTACGCTGCCGGGGTGGACGCCGTCGCCATGCGCCGCCGGGTAGGCATGGTGTTTCAGAAACCCAACCCCTTCCCCACCATGAGTGTGTTTGACAACGTGGTGGCTGGTCTGAAACTGTCAGGCATGCGGAACAAGGACCAGCTGATGGCGGTGGCCGAGCGCAGCCTGAAGGGCGCAGCGCTGTGGGATGAGGTTAAGGACCGGCTGAACACCCCCGCCACGGGCCTTTCGGGCGGGCAGCAGCAGCGGCTGTGCATCGCCCGCGCCCTGGCGGTGGAGCCGGACCTTCTGCTGATGGACGAGCCGACCAGCGCCCTCGATCCCTCCAGCACCGCCCGGATCGAGGAACTGATGACAGACCTCAAGAAGGTCACCACCATCGTCATCGTGACCCACAACATGCACCAGGCGGCGCGGGTCAGCGATACCACCTCGTTCTTTCTGGTGGGCGACCTCGTCGAACACGGCCCCACCGCCCAGGTATTCCAGACGCCGCGCGACGAGCGCACCGAGGCGTACGTGACCGGGCGTTTTGGCTGA